A window of Etheostoma spectabile isolate EspeVRDwgs_2016 chromosome 18, UIUC_Espe_1.0, whole genome shotgun sequence contains these coding sequences:
- the LOC116705890 gene encoding gap junction Cx32.2 protein codes for MGDWSYMSSLLDKVQSHSTVVGKIWMTVLFLFRIFVLGAAADKVWGDEVSEFHCDTSEPGCEHGCYNWMFPISYIHYWVLQITFVSTPTLVYLGHAVHIIHKEKRMMEKLQDSTNGTVLRKARYTDDRGKVKITGILFCTYMTQLIFKIILEVGFCVGQFYIFGTVFMVPYFHCTISPPCARYSGAQCYISRPTEKTIFVFFMLVVSGISVILNIMEMIYLLCNKKRDSREIIQAQQHVLISQQCPSNPDWGTMSSKYGGFPLLPLPTQGTTGFCNDDKHIDSVRKEKDT; via the coding sequence ATGGGTGACTGGTCTTATATGTCATCACTGCTAGACAAGGTCCAGTCTCACTCTACTGTGGTGGGGAAGATCTGGATGACTGTCCTCTTCCTGTTTAGGATCTTTGTCCTGGGTGCTGCTGCTGACAAAGTCTGGGGAGACGAAGTGTCAGAGTTCCACTGTGACACCTCGGAACCAGGATGTGAACATGGGTGCTACAACTGGATGTTCCCAATATCCTACATTCATTACTGGGTCCTGCAGATCACCTTTGTGTCAACACCTACCTTAGTCTACCTAGGCCATGCTGTCCACATCATCCACAAAGAGAAGAGGATGATGGAGAAGCTGCAGGACAGCACAAATGGAACTGTACTTAGGAAGGCAAGGTATACAGATGACAGAGGGAAAGTAAAGATAACAGGCATCCTCTTTTGCACTTACATGACCCAGCTGATCTTCAAGATCATCCTGGAGGTGGGATTCTGTGTGGGCCAATTCTACATCTTTGGCACCGTGTTCATGGTTCCCTACTTTCACTGTACTATATCTCCACCTTGTGCCCGTTACAGTGGTGCCCAGTGTTACATTTCTCGTCCCACCGAGAAAACAATTTTTGTCTTCTTCATGCTTGTGGTTTCCGGCATTTCCGTGATCCTCAACATCATGGAGATGATCTACCTGCTATGTAACAAGAAGAGAGACTCCAGGGAAATAATTCAAGCTCAGCAGCATGTGCTCATCTCACAGCAGTGCCCATCCAACCCAGATTGGGGAACCATGAGCAGCAAGTATGGTGGGTTCCCATTGTTGCCTCTACCAACCCAGGGTACAACAGGCTTCTGCAATGATGACAAACACATTGACTCTGTCAGGAAAGAAAAGGACACCTAA
- the LOC116705893 gene encoding gap junction Cx32.2 protein — protein MGEWSFLSDLLDKVQSHSTIVGKVWMSVLFLFRIFILAAGVDKIWGDEQANMNCNTKSPGCKNACYDQSFPMSHTRFWVLQILIVSTPTIIYLGHVLLVIRRENKLRRRLEQKIGKNGKVKAPKYSDEHGKVQLKGILLVSYLMQLLFKILLEVAFIVGQYYLYGFILMPIKISFNHYPCPSPVDCFISRPTEKTIFIVFMLAMSVLSVILNIIEMFHLIISKIKAK, from the coding sequence ATGGGGGAGTGGTCCTTCTTGTCTGATTTGTTGGACAAGGTGCAATCCCACTCTACTATAGTAGGGAAGGTCTGGATGAGTGTTCTTTTTCTCTTTAGGATCTTTATACTAGCTGCTGGTGTAGATAAAATATGGGGAGATGAACAAGCAAACATGAACTGTAACACCAAAAGCCCTGGCTGCAAGAACGCCTGCTATGATCAATCCTTCCCAATGTCTCACACACGCTTCTGGGTCCTCCAGATCCTCATTGTCTCCACTCCAACAATCATTTATTTGGGCCACGTCCTGCTGGTGATTCGCAGAGAAAACAAGCTAAGGAGACGCCTAGAGCAGAAAATTGGTAAAAATGGGAAGGTTAAAGCTCCAAAGTATTCAGATGAACATGGCAAGGTACAGCTCAAAGGCATCCTGTTGGTCAGCTACCTGATGCAGCTGCTGTTCAAGATCCTGCTTGAAGTGGCCTTCATCGTAGGCCAGTACTACCTCTATGGCTTCATACTTATGCCTATTAAGATTTCATTTAACCACTACCCCTGTCCGTCACCAGTAGACTGCTTTATAAGTCGCCCCACAGAGAAAACCATCTTCATTGTCTTTATGTTGGCAATGAGCGTCCTCTCTGTGATCCTCAACATCATAGAGATGTTCCACCTAATAATCTCAAAGATAAAGGCAAAGTAA